In a single window of the Rhizobium tropici CIAT 899 genome:
- a CDS encoding (2Fe-2S)-binding protein yields the protein MTRTIHIALDINGQRHELDIEPRVTLLDALREHLSLTGTKKGCDQGQCGACTCHVDGKRVLSCLTLAAQAEGREITTIEGLTGEAGDLHPVQAAFIEQDAFQCGYCTPGQIMSAVACIREGHAGSDAEIREYMSGNLCRCGAYNSIVAAVRQAAEVA from the coding sequence ATGACACGAACCATCCATATCGCGCTCGACATTAACGGGCAGCGCCACGAACTCGATATCGAGCCACGTGTGACGCTGCTCGATGCGCTGCGTGAGCATCTTTCCCTCACCGGCACCAAGAAGGGCTGCGATCAGGGACAGTGCGGCGCCTGCACCTGCCATGTCGACGGTAAGCGCGTGCTATCCTGTCTGACGCTCGCCGCGCAGGCCGAAGGCCGCGAGATCACGACGATCGAGGGGCTCACCGGCGAAGCCGGCGATCTGCATCCGGTCCAGGCGGCTTTCATCGAGCAGGACGCCTTCCAGTGCGGTTATTGCACGCCGGGCCAGATCATGTCGGCGGTTGCCTGCATTCGCGAAGGGCATGCCGGCTCGGATGCGGAGATCCGTGAATATATGTCCGGCAATCTCTGTCGGTGCGGGGCCTATAACAGCATCGTTGCGGCGGTGCGCCAGGCCGCGGAGGTGGCATGA
- a CDS encoding NIPSNAP family protein, with the protein MIHEMRIYTCLPGKLPALQERFETATLAIWSRLGIRPLGFWTTMIGPSSNDLIYFLEWQSLEERQRKWAEFVADPVWKEALAKSETSGPIIANIASSILQPTGFFRPFIPVEADG; encoded by the coding sequence ATGATCCATGAAATGCGCATCTATACTTGCTTGCCCGGCAAGCTGCCCGCGCTCCAGGAGCGCTTCGAAACGGCGACACTGGCGATCTGGAGCCGGCTCGGCATCCGCCCCCTCGGTTTCTGGACGACGATGATCGGGCCTTCCAGCAACGACCTCATCTATTTCCTTGAATGGCAATCTTTAGAGGAGCGCCAGCGGAAATGGGCGGAATTCGTGGCTGATCCGGTCTGGAAGGAGGCTCTGGCAAAAAGCGAGACGTCAGGCCCGATCATCGCCAATATCGCCAGTTCGATCCTGCAGCCGACTGGATTCTTTCGCCCCTTTATCCCCGTCGAGGCCGATGGCTGA
- a CDS encoding CDP-diacylglycerol diphosphatase, which produces MTFSRRVTALAASFLPFLFAPAFADSNVLWKIVHDKCVVQTAPCLSVNTAGHYAMLKDLRGVAQVLLIPTDKITGMESAALLDPATHNFFADAWAERADVDVRLPHALPRDGLSLAVNAQQARSQNQLHIHVDCLSADARAALKADTDQIGTDWAPLPDTIAGHKFLAVRVKGETLGDFNPFLALAKTLKDPAKEMGDHNLVVVGANFADGPGFIVLTDVAVPGMGGEDVQDHSCAITH; this is translated from the coding sequence ATGACATTCTCGCGTCGCGTCACGGCTCTTGCCGCATCCTTCCTCCCCTTCCTTTTCGCGCCGGCCTTCGCCGACTCCAACGTGCTCTGGAAGATCGTTCATGACAAGTGCGTGGTGCAGACGGCACCCTGCCTTTCGGTGAATACGGCCGGGCACTACGCGATGCTGAAGGATCTGCGGGGCGTTGCGCAAGTTCTGTTGATTCCGACCGACAAGATCACCGGCATGGAGAGCGCGGCACTCCTTGATCCTGCAACGCATAACTTCTTTGCCGATGCCTGGGCCGAGCGAGCCGATGTCGATGTCCGACTGCCGCATGCGCTCCCGCGCGACGGCCTCAGCCTGGCCGTCAACGCGCAGCAGGCGCGCTCGCAGAACCAGCTGCATATCCACGTCGATTGCCTGAGCGCCGATGCACGGGCAGCCCTCAAGGCCGATACCGACCAGATCGGCACCGACTGGGCACCCCTTCCCGATACCATCGCCGGCCACAAGTTCTTGGCGGTCCGGGTCAAGGGCGAGACACTGGGCGACTTCAATCCGTTCCTGGCGCTCGCCAAAACATTGAAGGACCCGGCGAAGGAAATGGGCGATCACAATCTCGTGGTTGTCGGCGCCAATTTCGCAGACGGCCCCGGTTTCATTGTCCTCACCGATGTCGCAGTGCCCGGCATGGGCGGCGAGGACGTGCAGGATCATAGTTGTGCGATTACGCATTAA
- a CDS encoding (2Fe-2S)-binding protein, producing the protein MNLQINSQSYQVDSEGDTPLLWIIRDELGMTGTKYGCGLAQCGACSVLVDGEVVRSCVTPLDSVAGRQITTIEAIEADPVGKRVVAAWVKHQVPQCGYCQSGQVVAATALLKQIPNPSDDEIAAAMINLCRCGTYNAIKTAVKDLSSKEGETL; encoded by the coding sequence ATGAATCTTCAAATCAATAGCCAATCCTACCAAGTCGATTCGGAGGGAGATACGCCGCTCCTCTGGATCATCCGCGATGAGCTGGGCATGACCGGCACGAAATATGGCTGCGGGCTGGCACAATGTGGTGCCTGTTCCGTTCTTGTCGATGGCGAAGTGGTGCGCTCCTGCGTAACGCCCCTCGACAGCGTCGCCGGCCGCCAGATTACGACGATCGAGGCGATCGAGGCGGACCCGGTTGGAAAGCGTGTTGTCGCCGCCTGGGTCAAGCATCAGGTTCCGCAATGCGGCTACTGCCAATCGGGACAAGTCGTGGCAGCGACCGCACTTCTCAAGCAGATACCCAATCCTTCCGATGACGAGATCGCTGCGGCGATGATCAATCTCTGTCGATGCGGGACTTACAATGCGATCAAGACGGCGGTCAAAGATCTCTCTTCCAAAGAAGGAGAAACGCTATGA
- a CDS encoding xanthine dehydrogenase family protein molybdopterin-binding subunit, which produces MTETNRNLVPEDEFPTGSPVNISRRHFLLTSAGAAAGAFVLGFGVPVGRARAQQAASPMPPGTRVPAFLEIRPDSTIRFMSPFVEGGQGVFTAMAQIVGEELDADPKTFVVENAPTGSDYLVVHGQMRITGGSMSVRTSYETMRRLGALARNMILQAAAKRLDAPITELTTEPGRVIHAASGRSLAYGDIASEALDLPVPAPESVALRDPNKFRWIGKPVERLDIHDKSTGKAVYAIDCKVDGMLHAAVQHAPRLGLTIGKIRNEEQLKAMPGVHSVHSLPGAVAVVAERWWNAKRAAEAAQVDWRDPGSDANPELRYMPADFSTTAFNDKLANEPGNGKEAENVGDIAKAFDGAKTVVSATYRSQYLHHAQLEPPSTLARFNPDGSLELWMPNQAPEQFQADIAKLTGLDPSKVIIHSPILGGFFGRHFLYPSANPYPQAIQLAKEVGRPVKLIWSREEEFLRDPMRPMAAVRFRGALDANGMPVALEAISACEGPTEGVYGHKEDSLDPTALEGLAGKSYAIPNYRIAQIYVKNPTTLAYWRSVGNSMNDFFYETFLDELADKGGQDPYELRLKLLQKNERLSNLLKAAGDLSGGWKRGPFTADDGSRRARGVAMASPFGSHTAAIAEVSIRNGQVVVHDVWEAIDPGSIVNPAIIEAQVNSATALGMSQVLMEEAVYKNGEPVARNYDLYPILPPDRMARVHVRIVESGAEMGGIGEPGLPAIPPAVTNAVSTLTGKRIRSMPLSNYTFES; this is translated from the coding sequence ATGACCGAAACCAACCGCAATCTCGTTCCCGAAGATGAGTTTCCCACAGGATCCCCGGTCAATATCTCACGCCGGCACTTTCTCCTGACATCTGCGGGTGCAGCAGCAGGCGCTTTCGTCCTCGGCTTCGGCGTTCCGGTTGGCCGCGCGCGAGCCCAGCAGGCGGCAAGCCCAATGCCTCCAGGCACACGCGTTCCCGCCTTTCTCGAAATTCGCCCGGACAGCACCATCCGCTTCATGAGCCCCTTCGTCGAAGGCGGGCAAGGCGTCTTCACGGCGATGGCCCAGATCGTTGGCGAGGAACTCGATGCCGACCCGAAAACCTTCGTCGTCGAAAACGCGCCCACGGGCAGCGACTATCTGGTCGTGCATGGCCAGATGCGCATCACCGGCGGCAGCATGTCGGTGCGCACCAGCTATGAGACCATGCGCCGGCTCGGCGCGCTCGCCCGCAACATGATCCTGCAAGCCGCCGCCAAGCGCCTGGATGCGCCGATTACCGAACTGACCACAGAGCCGGGCCGCGTGATCCATGCCGCATCGGGGCGCAGCCTTGCCTACGGCGACATAGCGAGCGAAGCACTGGATCTGCCGGTTCCTGCCCCTGAGAGCGTGGCGCTTCGGGACCCAAACAAATTCCGCTGGATCGGCAAACCGGTTGAGCGGCTCGATATCCACGACAAGTCGACAGGCAAGGCAGTCTACGCCATCGATTGCAAGGTTGACGGCATGTTGCATGCCGCCGTCCAGCACGCTCCTCGCCTCGGCCTGACCATCGGCAAGATCCGCAACGAAGAGCAGCTCAAGGCAATGCCGGGTGTTCATTCCGTCCACAGCCTGCCCGGCGCTGTTGCAGTCGTCGCCGAACGCTGGTGGAATGCAAAGCGGGCAGCCGAGGCCGCCCAGGTCGATTGGCGCGATCCCGGCTCGGACGCCAATCCTGAGCTCCGCTATATGCCCGCCGATTTTTCAACCACGGCCTTCAACGACAAGCTCGCCAACGAACCGGGCAATGGCAAGGAAGCGGAGAATGTCGGCGATATCGCCAAGGCTTTCGACGGCGCCAAGACCGTCGTTTCCGCCACCTACAGGAGCCAGTATCTGCATCATGCGCAGCTGGAGCCGCCATCGACCCTGGCCCGCTTCAACCCCGATGGCAGTCTCGAACTCTGGATGCCCAACCAGGCGCCCGAGCAATTCCAGGCCGACATAGCCAAGCTGACCGGCCTCGATCCATCGAAGGTGATAATTCATAGCCCCATTCTGGGCGGCTTCTTCGGACGGCATTTCCTGTATCCATCGGCCAATCCCTATCCGCAGGCCATCCAGCTTGCAAAGGAAGTCGGGCGGCCGGTCAAGCTCATCTGGAGCCGCGAGGAGGAGTTTCTGCGTGATCCGATGCGTCCGATGGCGGCCGTGCGCTTCCGCGGCGCACTTGATGCCAACGGCATGCCGGTGGCACTCGAGGCCATCAGCGCTTGCGAGGGTCCGACGGAAGGCGTCTACGGTCATAAGGAGGATTCGCTGGATCCGACGGCCCTGGAGGGCCTTGCCGGTAAATCCTATGCAATCCCGAACTACCGCATCGCGCAGATCTACGTCAAAAACCCGACGACGCTCGCCTATTGGCGCTCTGTCGGCAATTCCATGAACGACTTCTTCTACGAGACGTTCCTGGACGAGCTGGCGGACAAGGGTGGGCAGGACCCCTATGAGCTGCGCCTCAAGCTGCTGCAAAAGAACGAGCGGCTGAGCAATCTCCTGAAAGCGGCCGGCGATCTCTCCGGCGGCTGGAAGCGGGGGCCTTTCACGGCAGACGACGGTTCGCGGCGCGCGCGCGGCGTGGCGATGGCCTCTCCGTTCGGTAGCCACACGGCTGCGATCGCCGAAGTGTCGATCCGCAACGGCCAGGTCGTCGTCCATGACGTCTGGGAAGCGATCGACCCCGGCAGCATCGTCAATCCGGCAATCATCGAAGCGCAGGTCAATTCGGCGACCGCACTCGGCATGTCGCAGGTGCTGATGGAGGAGGCCGTCTACAAGAACGGCGAGCCGGTGGCGCGCAATTACGACCTCTATCCGATCCTGCCGCCGGATCGCATGGCGCGCGTTCACGTCCGCATCGTCGAAAGCGGGGCGGAAATGGGCGGCATCGGCGAGCCGGGCCTGCCAGCCATCCCGCCGGCGGTCACCAATGCGGTGTCCACGCTGACAGGCAAGCGGATACGCAGCATGCCTCTCTCCAACTACACCTTTGAAAGCTGA
- a CDS encoding c-type cytochrome, which translates to MKRFLLVLLLIVVLVAGAVAWFVTRKPASPFDNVAVVQIPSEELLQHGEYVARLGDCVACHSTPKSAPFAGGLQMGTPLGAIFATNITPDKETGIGNYTLADFDRAVRQGIARDGHRLYPAMPYPSYVKMSDDDIRALYAYFMNRVEPVKQADKPSDIKWPMNMRWPLALWNAVFTEGGTYQPKTAGDDQWNRGAYLVQGPGHCGSCHTPRAITMAEKALDESSPPYLSGALLDGWYAPSLRGDPNTGLGRWSEDDIYAFLKTGRNGHAVVFGSMADAFNNSTQFMSDDDLKAISHYLKSLPGDPARDGAPWQYDEGTAQNVSLSNREKIPGAQTFVAKCSFCHGVDGRGKQQWIPPLAGSAASLAKENASQINVTLNGSSRVVANGIPDAYRMPPFRQQLSDQQIADVLTFVRSSWGNHGGAVSANDVKALREHTDPASSSPIILQMR; encoded by the coding sequence TTGAAGAGATTTCTTCTGGTTCTTCTTTTGATTGTCGTGCTTGTGGCTGGCGCCGTCGCGTGGTTCGTAACCCGCAAGCCGGCATCTCCCTTTGATAATGTCGCCGTGGTCCAGATACCCTCGGAAGAGTTGCTGCAGCACGGCGAATATGTCGCGCGCCTGGGCGATTGCGTTGCTTGTCACAGCACGCCGAAGAGCGCACCCTTTGCCGGGGGGCTGCAGATGGGAACGCCGCTCGGCGCCATCTTCGCGACCAACATCACGCCGGACAAGGAAACCGGGATCGGCAATTATACGCTCGCCGACTTCGACCGTGCCGTCCGGCAGGGCATTGCACGCGACGGTCATCGCCTCTATCCGGCTATGCCCTATCCCTCCTATGTGAAGATGAGCGACGACGACATTCGTGCGCTCTATGCCTATTTCATGAATAGGGTCGAGCCTGTGAAGCAGGCGGACAAACCCTCCGACATAAAATGGCCGATGAACATGCGCTGGCCTCTGGCGCTCTGGAACGCGGTCTTCACCGAAGGCGGCACCTATCAGCCGAAAACGGCCGGTGATGACCAGTGGAACCGTGGCGCCTATCTCGTGCAGGGGCCTGGTCATTGCGGCAGCTGTCATACGCCGCGCGCAATCACCATGGCGGAAAAAGCGCTGGATGAGAGCAGCCCGCCCTATCTTTCCGGTGCTCTCCTCGACGGCTGGTATGCGCCGAGCCTGCGTGGCGACCCCAATACCGGCCTTGGCCGCTGGAGCGAGGACGATATCTATGCCTTCCTAAAGACCGGCAGGAATGGTCATGCCGTCGTCTTCGGCTCGATGGCGGATGCCTTCAACAATTCGACACAGTTCATGAGTGATGACGACCTGAAGGCGATAAGCCATTACCTGAAATCCCTGCCCGGCGATCCCGCCCGCGACGGCGCCCCCTGGCAATATGACGAAGGTACCGCCCAGAACGTATCGCTTTCCAACCGCGAGAAGATCCCGGGCGCCCAGACATTCGTCGCCAAATGTAGTTTCTGCCATGGTGTCGACGGACGCGGAAAGCAGCAATGGATTCCGCCGCTCGCCGGCTCTGCCGCTTCGCTTGCGAAGGAAAACGCTTCCCAGATCAATGTAACGCTGAACGGCTCCAGCCGCGTCGTGGCGAACGGCATTCCGGACGCCTATCGCATGCCGCCCTTCCGCCAGCAGCTTTCGGACCAACAGATTGCCGATGTCCTGACATTCGTGCGCTCATCCTGGGGAAATCATGGTGGAGCGGTTTCGGCAAACGATGTGAAGGCATTGCGCGAGCATACAGATCCCGCAAGCAGCAGCCCGATCATATTGCAGATGCGCTAG
- a CDS encoding arabinose transporter encodes MAFQSTPDPARGRLMLLAAILFISYLCIGISFPIVPLYVSGQLQLGNVWAGLGVGIAFLATILTRGYAGGLSDHRGAKVAVAQGLAFYVAGALTAPVAGLLTHMPWPSFLLLLLGRLALGLGESLVAVGIIAWGIGFVGPARSGRVLALVGAAIYGALAVGGPIGLMLFSRFGFAGTMAISAVLPFLGLVAIWRVPGVAPHPGAPRPPFWNVVSRVWLYGAIVCLQGIGFAAIGAFFTLYFLDQGWNYAGLGLTAFGVGFVLVRVFFGHLPDRIGGLPVALGSLAVEAVGQLLIWSATDPMLALAGAFLTGLGCSLIYPSMGREVVRQVEPHLRGTALGGFSAFQDLAYGLTGPFAGLLADRAGYGSVFLAGTAAAIAGLLIALSLRRIRTVAFN; translated from the coding sequence ATGGCTTTTCAATCGACACCTGATCCGGCGCGCGGCCGGCTGATGCTGCTGGCCGCCATTCTCTTCATATCCTATCTTTGCATCGGCATCTCGTTTCCGATCGTACCGCTTTACGTGAGCGGACAACTGCAGCTTGGCAATGTCTGGGCGGGGCTTGGCGTCGGCATTGCCTTTCTGGCGACCATCCTCACGCGCGGCTATGCCGGTGGGCTCTCGGACCATCGCGGCGCCAAGGTCGCGGTGGCACAGGGGCTTGCATTCTATGTCGCCGGCGCTTTGACGGCTCCGGTCGCCGGCCTGCTGACGCACATGCCATGGCCATCCTTCCTGCTCCTCCTTCTGGGACGCTTGGCTCTGGGGCTGGGAGAAAGTCTGGTCGCCGTCGGCATTATCGCCTGGGGCATTGGTTTCGTCGGCCCGGCGCGTTCGGGCCGGGTCCTGGCGCTGGTTGGCGCTGCCATCTATGGAGCGCTTGCGGTGGGCGGGCCGATCGGGCTGATGTTGTTCAGCCGGTTCGGCTTTGCAGGGACGATGGCGATCAGCGCTGTCCTGCCATTCCTCGGCTTGGTGGCGATCTGGCGGGTTCCCGGCGTTGCCCCGCATCCCGGTGCGCCCCGCCCGCCATTTTGGAATGTCGTCAGCAGAGTTTGGCTGTATGGGGCGATCGTATGCCTTCAGGGCATAGGCTTTGCCGCGATCGGCGCCTTCTTCACGCTCTATTTCCTCGACCAGGGATGGAACTACGCTGGGCTGGGCTTGACCGCCTTCGGCGTCGGCTTCGTTCTGGTGCGCGTGTTCTTCGGCCATCTGCCTGATCGTATCGGTGGCTTACCGGTCGCCCTCGGGTCACTGGCCGTCGAAGCGGTAGGCCAATTGCTGATCTGGAGTGCCACCGATCCCATGCTCGCCCTGGCGGGTGCCTTTTTAACCGGTCTCGGATGCTCGCTGATTTATCCTTCCATGGGCCGCGAGGTCGTTCGGCAGGTGGAGCCGCATCTGCGCGGCACGGCGCTTGGCGGCTTCTCGGCCTTCCAGGATCTCGCCTACGGGCTGACCGGGCCATTTGCCGGCCTTTTGGCCGACCGGGCCGGCTATGGCAGCGTCTTCCTGGCGGGCACTGCCGCTGCGATCGCCGGCCTGTTGATTGCGCTCTCGCTCCGCAGAATACGCACCGTCGCGTTCAACTGA
- a CDS encoding ParB-like protein, with protein sequence MVTLREPILHPVPIEELRPTQITVGMREVKAKRKAWRLKAEAAGDKAGEFLGNHMVPTIRGPRGQYYVIDHHHLSLALYEEGVKNVLVTTVADLSRLDRESFWFVMDCHDWMHPFDEEGKRRGYEDIPKSIKDLIDDPYRSLAGELRHVGGYAKDTTPFSEFLWADFLRRRIKRKDLEKNFKAALEKAHDLAKHRDADYLPGWCGPVAE encoded by the coding sequence ATGGTTACGCTGCGCGAACCGATCCTGCATCCAGTTCCCATCGAAGAATTGAGACCCACCCAGATCACCGTTGGCATGCGGGAGGTCAAGGCTAAGCGCAAGGCTTGGCGCCTCAAGGCGGAAGCGGCGGGCGACAAGGCCGGTGAGTTCCTCGGAAATCACATGGTGCCGACCATTCGCGGACCGCGCGGCCAATACTATGTCATCGATCATCACCATCTTTCGCTCGCGCTCTATGAGGAAGGGGTGAAGAATGTTCTCGTCACGACGGTTGCCGATCTTTCGCGACTTGACCGGGAATCCTTCTGGTTCGTCATGGACTGTCATGACTGGATGCATCCCTTTGACGAAGAGGGGAAGCGTCGTGGCTATGAAGACATCCCGAAGAGCATCAAGGATCTGATCGACGATCCCTATCGCTCCTTGGCTGGCGAACTGCGGCATGTCGGCGGCTATGCCAAGGACACGACGCCGTTCAGCGAATTTCTCTGGGCTGATTTCTTGCGCCGCCGCATCAAGCGCAAAGATCTGGAGAAGAATTTCAAGGCCGCGCTGGAAAAGGCGCATGATCTTGCCAAGCACAGGGATGCCGATTACCTGCCCGGCTGGTGCGGTCCGGTCGCCGAATAA
- a CDS encoding phosphatase PAP2 family protein has product MWKFASNSWSAGSGQMRPRQLQATADSELAVIGMLIVWTSFVFVVFPKLDLAVARLFAHGHVFWLAENPWLKAVRDIARQSQPYILGAMAVAVVLHVFLPRRLRFCPPHKPLFVLLSFAAGPLLIVQTLKVAIGRVRPRDLIEFGDTADFTPVWQFSGACSRNCSFPSGEAAAAAAALSLLILVPARHRWIAAAIMVPCSLFVAFNRVIFGAHFLSDVMLGWLLTIFAMAMIWRWIGANSRAIDRYVTRLMFR; this is encoded by the coding sequence ATGTGGAAATTTGCATCAAATTCTTGGAGCGCCGGCTCCGGTCAAATGCGGCCGCGTCAGCTGCAGGCAACTGCGGATAGCGAATTGGCTGTTATCGGCATGCTGATCGTCTGGACTAGCTTCGTCTTTGTGGTTTTTCCGAAGCTCGATCTGGCGGTCGCGCGCTTGTTTGCCCATGGGCATGTTTTCTGGCTGGCGGAGAATCCCTGGCTGAAAGCGGTGAGGGACATCGCTCGTCAAAGCCAGCCCTATATTCTCGGCGCCATGGCTGTCGCCGTGGTTCTGCATGTCTTCCTGCCGCGGCGACTGCGGTTCTGCCCTCCCCACAAGCCATTGTTCGTGCTTCTGAGCTTTGCCGCCGGGCCGCTGTTGATCGTGCAGACGCTGAAAGTCGCAATCGGACGTGTACGCCCCCGCGACCTGATCGAATTCGGGGACACGGCGGACTTTACACCGGTATGGCAGTTCTCGGGGGCGTGCAGCCGCAATTGTTCCTTTCCTTCCGGCGAAGCCGCCGCGGCTGCGGCGGCGTTGTCCCTGTTGATTCTCGTGCCTGCACGGCACAGATGGATTGCCGCGGCGATCATGGTGCCATGCTCGCTGTTCGTGGCATTCAACCGCGTGATCTTCGGTGCTCATTTCCTGTCGGATGTCATGCTCGGATGGCTTTTGACCATATTCGCCATGGCCATGATCTGGCGCTGGATCGGCGCGAATTCGCGGGCCATCGATCGCTACGTCACGCGCCTTATGTTCAGATGA
- a CDS encoding response regulator, with amino-acid sequence MDNSLVLIVEDEPAIAQILEGYLTRDGFRTVRAGDGETALQHHALLKPDLVLLDVRLPKLDGFGVLGRLRQAGSTPVIMVTAVADDIDRLSGLRLGADDYIVKPFNPQEVVARVRAVLRRTQGERAEAIKRFGALEVDFGSYTVFINKDERRIALPLTLSEFRILAYMIRHPTQAFARADILDACLPESDALVRTVDTHISNLRRKLEEMGQIGFFPAVRGIGYRFSDPR; translated from the coding sequence GTGGATAACAGTCTCGTTCTTATTGTCGAGGATGAACCGGCGATCGCGCAGATACTCGAGGGCTATCTGACGCGGGACGGCTTTCGCACGGTTCGCGCCGGCGATGGCGAAACCGCGCTGCAGCACCATGCGCTTTTGAAGCCGGATCTCGTGCTGCTGGACGTTCGTTTGCCAAAACTGGATGGCTTCGGCGTGCTCGGCCGCCTGCGCCAGGCCGGCTCGACGCCGGTCATCATGGTTACGGCCGTCGCGGACGACATCGACCGCCTGAGCGGGCTGCGCCTCGGTGCCGACGACTACATCGTCAAGCCGTTCAACCCGCAGGAAGTTGTCGCCCGCGTCAGAGCGGTCTTGCGCCGGACGCAGGGCGAGCGAGCAGAAGCCATCAAGCGCTTCGGCGCACTGGAGGTCGACTTCGGCAGCTATACCGTCTTCATCAACAAGGACGAGCGCCGTATTGCATTGCCGCTGACGCTCAGCGAATTCCGCATCCTCGCCTATATGATCCGCCATCCGACCCAGGCTTTCGCGCGTGCCGATATTCTCGATGCCTGCCTGCCGGAAAGCGATGCTCTGGTGCGGACCGTCGACACGCACATTTCCAATCTCAGGCGCAAACTGGAGGAAATGGGGCAGATCGGCTTCTTTCCTGCCGTGCGCGGCATCGGCTATCGCTTTTCGGACCCGAGATGA
- a CDS encoding ATP-binding protein, which produces MKKPRFPSAPLASLTAVVITIMLLLSVGLTYLGVNWYATYLEQGISDALPPRAATAYKMLSENKIPDGDSLKLLVEHLNSLTEPTDLKVQLSVLVFGLMSALLCAVIGVFLARRLTHPLEELTSAAEGLKSGDFSVRVPASYRSAREVASLVETFNALATSLETMEERLRFNNMAVAHELRTPLTILQGSLQGMLDGVFPMDQKIISDLLLQVEGLARVVEDLRTLSLAIGQKLVIERQRIDASRLVETVIAAAKPMLEARRFQVETELKPAWISADSPRIRQAVLALFENACRYAAEGGSLRCETEQVADDSVIIRVLDRGPGFPLDMDAVAVNPFWRGDPSRSRATGGTGLGLSVVQAIALAHGGHLEFANRPEGGAMVSIHLTDSTPREAHGFDEQETASRQCGLC; this is translated from the coding sequence ATGAAGAAACCGAGATTTCCCAGCGCGCCGCTTGCCTCGCTTACGGCCGTCGTCATCACGATCATGCTGCTGCTCAGCGTCGGCCTGACCTATCTGGGGGTCAACTGGTACGCAACCTATCTGGAGCAGGGTATCAGCGATGCCCTGCCGCCGCGAGCCGCAACAGCCTACAAGATGCTGAGCGAAAACAAGATCCCCGATGGGGATTCGCTGAAGCTGCTTGTCGAACATCTTAATTCGCTGACGGAGCCGACGGATCTCAAGGTGCAGCTTTCCGTGCTCGTCTTCGGCCTCATGTCAGCGCTCCTCTGCGCCGTGATCGGCGTCTTCCTGGCGCGTCGGCTCACACATCCGCTCGAAGAGCTCACCTCTGCCGCCGAGGGCCTTAAATCAGGCGACTTCTCCGTCCGCGTCCCCGCCTCCTATCGAAGCGCCCGCGAAGTCGCGAGCCTTGTCGAAACCTTCAACGCTCTTGCGACCAGCCTGGAGACGATGGAGGAACGATTGCGTTTCAACAACATGGCGGTTGCACACGAGCTGCGCACGCCGTTGACCATCCTGCAAGGATCACTGCAAGGCATGCTAGACGGCGTATTTCCGATGGACCAGAAAATCATTTCCGATCTCCTCCTGCAGGTTGAAGGCCTGGCGCGGGTTGTCGAAGACCTGCGCACCCTGTCGCTCGCCATCGGCCAGAAGCTGGTGATCGAGCGCCAGCGCATCGACGCATCGCGATTGGTCGAGACTGTCATCGCCGCGGCAAAGCCCATGCTGGAAGCCCGCAGGTTTCAGGTGGAAACGGAGCTGAAACCCGCCTGGATTTCAGCCGACTCTCCCCGTATCCGCCAGGCTGTATTGGCGCTTTTCGAAAATGCGTGCCGCTACGCTGCAGAGGGCGGCTCGCTGCGATGCGAAACCGAACAGGTGGCGGACGATAGCGTCATCATCCGCGTTCTCGATCGCGGTCCCGGATTTCCGCTGGATATGGATGCCGTCGCCGTTAACCCGTTCTGGCGTGGCGACCCCTCGCGTTCGCGCGCAACGGGCGGCACCGGACTGGGGCTATCCGTGGTGCAAGCAATCGCGCTTGCCCATGGCGGGCATCTGGAATTCGCAAACCGGCCGGAAGGCGGCGCGATGGTGTCAATCCATTTGACGGACAGCACGCCGCGAGAAGCACATGGTTTCGATGAGCAGGAAACAGCCTCCCGCCAATGCGGGCTTTGTTGA